A single window of Leclercia adecarboxylata DNA harbors:
- a CDS encoding alpha,alpha-trehalase: MFNQNIRTVETVEFDIEQELLYEIDPCELKLDEMLEAEPEPEMIEGLPASDALTPADRYLELFEHVQSTRLFADSKTFPDCAPKMDPLDILIRYRKVRRHRDFNLRQFVENHFWLPEVLSSEYVSDPSLSLKEHIDNLWPVLTREPQDHIPWSSLLALPQAYIVPGGRFSETYYWDSYFTMLGLAESGRHDMLKCMADNFAWMIERYGHIPNGNRTYYLSRSQPPVFALMVELFEEDGVRGAKRYLDHLKMEYAFWMDGAESLLLNQAYRSAVRMPDGSLLNRYWDDRDTPRDESWIEDVETARHSGRPPNEVYRDLRAGAASGWDYSSRWLRDPSRLASIRTTQFIPIDLNAFLFKLESAIANISASKGDKETAEIFRQKASDRRAAVNRYLWDEENGCYRDYDWRREALALFSAASIVPLYVGMATHEQAERLSDAVKARLLTPGGILATEYETGEQWDKPNGWAPLQWMAIQGFKQYGNDSLGDEIAWSWLQTVNHFYKTHYKLIEKYHIASSQPREGGGGEYPLQDGFGWTNGVVRRLIGLYGEP; encoded by the coding sequence ATGTTCAACCAGAATATACGCACTGTAGAGACCGTAGAGTTCGATATAGAACAAGAACTTCTCTACGAAATCGATCCCTGCGAGTTAAAACTGGATGAAATGCTCGAGGCGGAGCCGGAACCTGAAATGATTGAAGGGCTGCCCGCATCCGATGCGCTCACCCCTGCCGATCGCTACCTTGAGCTCTTTGAGCATGTGCAGTCGACGCGACTGTTTGCCGACAGCAAAACTTTCCCCGACTGCGCACCAAAAATGGATCCGCTCGATATCCTCATCCGCTACCGTAAGGTAAGACGTCACCGGGACTTCAATCTGCGCCAGTTTGTGGAGAATCACTTCTGGCTGCCGGAAGTCCTGTCGAGCGAGTATGTTTCCGATCCGTCCCTCTCGCTCAAGGAACATATCGACAACCTGTGGCCGGTGCTGACCCGTGAGCCGCAGGATCACATCCCCTGGTCGTCGCTGCTGGCGCTGCCGCAGGCCTATATTGTGCCCGGCGGGCGATTCAGCGAAACCTACTACTGGGACTCCTATTTCACCATGCTGGGGCTGGCCGAAAGCGGACGCCACGACATGCTTAAGTGCATGGCGGACAACTTTGCGTGGATGATTGAACGCTACGGCCATATTCCCAATGGCAACCGTACCTACTATCTGAGCCGCTCTCAGCCGCCGGTGTTTGCCCTGATGGTTGAGCTGTTTGAAGAGGACGGCGTGCGCGGCGCCAAGCGCTATCTGGATCACCTGAAAATGGAGTATGCCTTCTGGATGGACGGCGCGGAGTCGCTGCTGCTCAACCAGGCCTACCGCAGCGCGGTGCGCATGCCGGATGGCTCTCTGCTTAACCGCTACTGGGATGACCGCGACACTCCGCGGGACGAATCCTGGATAGAGGACGTTGAAACCGCCCGCCACTCCGGTCGTCCGCCTAACGAGGTTTATCGCGATCTGCGCGCCGGGGCCGCTTCCGGCTGGGACTACTCCTCGCGCTGGCTGCGGGATCCGAGCCGGCTGGCGAGTATTCGCACCACCCAGTTTATCCCAATCGATCTCAACGCCTTCCTGTTCAAGCTGGAGAGCGCCATCGCCAATATCTCGGCCTCGAAGGGGGACAAAGAGACGGCAGAGATCTTCCGCCAGAAGGCGAGCGATCGTCGCGCGGCGGTAAACCGCTATTTGTGGGATGAGGAAAACGGCTGCTATCGCGATTACGACTGGCGCCGGGAGGCACTGGCGCTCTTTTCTGCCGCCAGCATTGTGCCGCTGTACGTCGGTATGGCCACCCACGAGCAGGCTGAACGTCTGTCGGATGCCGTAAAAGCCCGCCTGCTGACGCCGGGCGGTATTCTGGCTACCGAGTACGAAACCGGCGAGCAGTGGGATAAACCCAACGGCTGGGCGCCATTGCAGTGGATGGCAATCCAGGGCTTCAAGCAGTACGGCAACGACTCGCTGGGGGATGAAATCGCCTGGAGCTGGCTGCAGACGGTTAACCATTTCTACAAGACGCACTACAAGCTGATTGAGAAGTACCATATCGCCAGCAGCCAGCCTCGCGAAGGGGGCGGGGGTGAGTACCCCCTGCAGGACGGGTTTGGCTGGACCAACGGCGTGGTTCGCCGCCTGATTGGCCTGTACGGGGAGCCGTAG
- a CDS encoding STY4199 family HEPN domain-containing protein has product MTLSKSHLIREQFERCLGIIRQASVEILLLLKVHVAEGKDPRWFLEQLDSARLALGGWARVAKQLNLNDAELSQFTLQLRLLQQRVPQYESGQDVSDNQLIAATRFVTALEHLRLQQPLLTYSTEMGPSDELRQQHAQKQVRALELMIKGLIMQAWPDPTRLNNHLKTLFSADRVRGWLRQGERNDALGGMMFSELALMLVDKKEYSRSYSALFSDPSLLTLMVEPRKTLQSFLDDIRLIRNNIIASQPLTSAQTLLLDNYYAQIAGPVQRAFEEGRTAVNPAGLMAEGVHELNLFWENARKKNKATGDDIFEVRDTIDKPNRRPARTPEQRDYLISVVLWGAVGVMVMGMMMMGTWLLIESSAPTQAASTVAPVKAVVEEMRETPSSRETLTRMGVTWDENNFRAAIDRNDTRVALLFLKAGMNWKLSWTEHALSVGHREVLEVLMRYRLQMAQPKPCRQFITNLGHAMSAGQPLTGLRKEYLQAFCTVPAVVERQRREMDQAKRRAQAQPNESTKKWQSIQTAIYEVIR; this is encoded by the coding sequence ATGACCCTCAGTAAATCGCACCTGATCCGCGAGCAGTTCGAACGCTGTCTGGGAATTATTCGTCAGGCCTCCGTGGAAATTCTGCTCCTGTTAAAGGTGCACGTTGCCGAAGGCAAAGATCCCCGTTGGTTCCTTGAGCAGCTCGATTCCGCCAGGCTGGCGCTGGGGGGCTGGGCGAGGGTGGCAAAGCAGCTCAACCTGAACGATGCGGAACTGTCGCAGTTCACCTTACAGTTGCGGCTGTTACAGCAGCGAGTGCCGCAGTATGAAAGTGGACAGGATGTAAGCGACAACCAGCTGATCGCCGCGACGCGCTTTGTGACGGCGCTTGAACATTTGCGTTTGCAGCAGCCGCTGCTGACCTACAGTACGGAAATGGGCCCCAGCGATGAGCTACGTCAGCAGCACGCACAAAAGCAGGTGCGGGCGCTGGAGCTGATGATTAAAGGGCTGATTATGCAGGCGTGGCCGGATCCGACGCGCCTGAATAATCACCTGAAAACCCTGTTCAGCGCCGATCGGGTGCGCGGCTGGCTGCGGCAGGGGGAACGTAATGACGCACTCGGCGGCATGATGTTCAGCGAGCTGGCCCTGATGCTGGTGGATAAAAAAGAGTATTCCCGCTCCTACTCGGCGCTGTTCAGCGATCCGTCTCTGCTGACGCTGATGGTGGAGCCGCGTAAAACGCTCCAGTCCTTTCTTGATGATATCCGCCTGATCCGCAACAACATCATTGCCAGCCAGCCGCTGACCTCAGCGCAGACGTTGCTGCTGGATAACTACTATGCCCAGATCGCCGGTCCCGTGCAGCGGGCATTTGAAGAGGGCCGCACCGCCGTCAACCCGGCCGGGCTGATGGCTGAAGGCGTTCACGAGCTGAATCTCTTCTGGGAGAACGCGCGCAAAAAAAATAAAGCCACTGGCGACGATATTTTTGAGGTGCGCGATACCATTGATAAACCGAACCGTCGGCCTGCGCGCACTCCGGAGCAGCGCGATTACCTGATTTCCGTCGTGCTATGGGGCGCGGTTGGGGTCATGGTGATGGGGATGATGATGATGGGCACCTGGCTGTTAATTGAAAGCAGCGCCCCGACCCAGGCGGCCAGTACCGTAGCGCCCGTGAAGGCAGTGGTGGAAGAGATGCGCGAGACGCCTTCCTCCCGCGAAACGCTGACGCGGATGGGTGTCACCTGGGATGAGAATAACTTCCGCGCGGCGATAGACCGCAACGATACCCGGGTGGCACTGTTGTTCCTGAAAGCGGGGATGAACTGGAAACTCTCCTGGACGGAGCATGCGCTCTCCGTCGGCCATCGCGAGGTGCTGGAGGTCCTGATGCGCTATCGTCTGCAAATGGCGCAGCCAAAGCCCTGTCGGCAGTTTATTACCAACCTCGGCCATGCGATGTCAGCAGGGCAGCCGCTGACGGGCCTGCGTAAGGAGTATCTCCAGGCATTTTGTACCGTCCCGGCGGTGGTAGAACGTCAGCGACGCGAGATGGATCAGGCGAAGCGGCGGGCACAAGCGCAGCCGAACGAAAGCACTAAAAAATGGCAGTCGATCCAGACGGCCATTTATGAAGTGATTCGCTGA
- a CDS encoding GNAT family N-acetyltransferase codes for MPVLHTPRLTCSPLQEGDWPFFLSLQQHPDVMRYVAEARPEEAIREAFDARLPAWSPGSDRWLCLVVRDNTSQMPLGVTGYIHHDEDCAEVGFLFAPLAQGKGYGFESLQAVCDYAFGQGGIRRLTATVTAGNVASKRLLEKVGFVLEGELRESYWLAGQWHNDWLFGLLKKEYR; via the coding sequence ATGCCTGTATTGCACACCCCGCGTTTAACCTGCTCCCCGCTACAGGAAGGAGACTGGCCCTTTTTTCTCTCGCTTCAGCAGCACCCCGATGTGATGCGCTACGTGGCCGAAGCCCGCCCGGAGGAGGCCATTCGCGAGGCTTTTGATGCGCGTCTGCCGGCATGGTCGCCGGGCAGCGATCGCTGGCTGTGCCTGGTGGTGCGCGATAATACCAGCCAGATGCCGCTCGGGGTCACCGGGTATATTCATCATGATGAGGATTGCGCCGAAGTGGGATTCTTGTTTGCTCCCCTGGCCCAGGGAAAAGGCTACGGCTTTGAGTCCTTACAGGCGGTGTGCGATTACGCCTTCGGCCAGGGAGGCATTCGCCGCTTAACCGCCACGGTAACGGCAGGCAATGTGGCCTCGAAACGCCTGCTGGAAAAAGTGGGGTTTGTGCTGGAAGGGGAACTGCGCGAAAGCTACTGGCTGGCAGGCCAGTGGCACAACGACTGGCTGTTTGGGCTGTTAAAGAAAGAGTACCGCTAA